A window of the Callospermophilus lateralis isolate mCalLat2 chromosome 7, mCalLat2.hap1, whole genome shotgun sequence genome harbors these coding sequences:
- the LOC143404242 gene encoding putative vomeronasal receptor-like protein 4 — translation MKMGQHFSYVALRKAFYPQAGIGITAKTILLCLHIATVFMGHKPRLTDLPVTHLALTHILMLPTMGLLVCTDIWETQDIPGDFKCKVLVFLHKVMRGLSICTTCVLSVLQAITISPNGSWLANFKLTSTNPIVGLFVFLWALTMTLSSNLLLCTVATPNKTQSGLLFLTDHCSLLLMRFSPRRSPEERATYTILLLINCFEVLYCVDSIFSLTVVMT, via the exons ATGAAGATGGGCCAACATTTCAGTTATGTTGCCCTAAGAAAAGCTTTCTATCCCCAGGCTGGCATTGGGATCACAGCTAAGACCATTCTGCTTTGCCTTCACATTGCCACGGTCTTTATGGGCCACAAGCCCAGGCTCACCGACCTCCCTGTCACCCACTTGGCCCTAACACACATCCTCATGCTCCCCACCATGGGCCTTTTGGTGTGTACAGACATTTGGGAAACACAAGACATTCCGGGTGACTTCAAATGCAAAGTACTTGTCTTCCTGCACAAGGTCATGAGGGGGCTGTCCATCTGCACCACCTGTGTCCTGAGTGTGCTTCAGGCCATCACCATTAGTCCCAATGGCTCCTGGTTGGCCAActtcaaactgacatccacaaatCCCATTGTGGGGCTATTTGTCTTCTTATGGGCTCTCACCATGACCCTCTCCAGCAACCTGCTCCTTTGCACTGTGGCCACACCCAATAAGACCCAGTCTGGTCTTCTGTTTCTTACTGACCACTGTTCCCTTCTGCTCATGAG GTTTTCTCCACGAAGATCCCCAGAAGAAAGGGCCACTTACACTATTCTGTTGCTCATCAACTGCTTTGAGGTCTTGTACTGTGTGGACTCCATCTTTTCACTGACTGTAGTCATGACATAG